ATAGTTTACGCTTATCCCAGCATATGCACTCGGTTGTTATACCTGCCAGATATTTACCACAGCGAATGGCCTCTGGTGTTAGAGGGAAGTTGAAGTACTTTGCTGATAACCAATACATGGCGAGACGAGAACGAAACCCCTTgccaatttcaaataattcaaaaatgttattgtattttgaaaatgcaGTATTAAATCTTGATTTTAAATCTGGTAGTTTTCTTCGCTTAACTGGAGTACCAAAGTTAGTATCAGGTAAACTGGTCTTGGAATTCGGCTCAGTGGTACAACTTCTGTCAATACCTTTATTCAAATCAGATACCGAAGATTGCAGGACGCCTAAAGCTGATTTGAGCATATCATACAACTGTAATGTTTGTTGATCATAATTGTAAACAACTGTCAACATGCTCCAACCCATAAAACTCAGCCATTTGTTATTGATACACATTGTCAGATCAATCAAATCCTCATTACATATGACTGTGTCATACAAAGTTATGCATACCCCACCGTTACGTAGGCGGCCTGCGTGCTGTATATACTCGGTTAAGAAGTATTACCAAATTCATTGAACGTATATCTATTCCTTCGCCCACTAATTTGGTACCAGATAATGCCCTCACAGAAGGATCTTGGACAAACTTGTTTGTTCTTGTTATTTTATCTTCTCATGACAGCTCACCATGAATCTAGGTGATTCTGTTGGCGTAAGGTATCAGTTCTGAATATTGGAGTAGATGATTGGTTAGAATCATCCATGATAATATCAGGTTGATTCATGGTaatgtttaaatattatttgataataataataaatatggaACTGTTTAATTCTTAAGATAAATTAGCATGAAACATAATATGAAACACATTTCATTCTATAATACGTATATTCTATAAGCAGAGACATATTCTAACACTCCATTGCCGTCTCCTTTATTAATTCTACTCATGTTAAAATGACCTCCTAATTCTTCGTTGTAGATGATGACATGTTCGGGGTGCGTGTGTGTTTCTTCAAAGTGATCAACCACACTAGTATTAGTAAAGGTGTTATCACTATTTTAACTATGTTACCCCAAGTCATAGCACCTTGATACTCAGCGTCTCTCTTTAAGGCTCCATTGGCCCAGGCAGCTACACCAAATACACCAATACTAATTGTGCGTGCAGTGCTTCTCAATGCAGTTAAACAATCAACTTTAggaattttattttcatctttaCATTGACGGCAGACAGCCAACCAGTCTATAGCAGCATTTGTTGCACTGTAACTAAAAGCTCCATATAATGCAGCTCTATAAAGTCCTTTGTTATCTGTAACTGATAAATCAACATTGCCAAATGGCTCCTCAACCTGGTCATAGGAGCCAGCATCCACATCAGATGTGCCAGCAAATATTTGCTCAAAGTAATTCAGAAACAATAGAAAACTAAGTAATTGCATCGATTGGATATATCACAGATCTGGTTTATCTTATATTAGCAAAATAGTGACAATACTTCTACTAAGTTACtatttaaaatgaataatttatatttttcgTTTTTAGATATGGTTGACGttttcttgttttaataAGATATAATCTAAATCACTTCCAACAATCCTAATTTCTCAtctatgtttatatattgtatGTTCTCGTGTCCAAAATATATCTTGATGTTTAATACGCTTCTAGCAATCACTCTAACTGTGATCTATTGCATAGTGCATCGTGGTATCTATTACAACCATACAAAGCAGTTCGTTTAGGGAACCCGCATATCCTTCTTCGCCTCTTGGCTCACAAATCATCCAAATCAGGCGTAAAATCTGCGCAGAAAGATGATACTCTGCAGTCCGGACCACGGACCAATCGGAATCAACAgtctttcttttaattcCAACGCGGTGATCTCATTGCATTCCACAGTGCAACCGTCTGCCCTCTAAGCGCATAATGGCTGCAAAAAATCTGAAACGAAATTTTTCGAAAAATTTCTGACCGCTCTCTCGATGTGCATATTGCCACAAACGAAACAGGTGAACAAATATTGTCCTGCGCTGTTGTTCTACGAGTTCATGCGGTTCCCAGTTTCGAAACTGAAATGAATTACTCTTGCAGGGTCTTATTTGTTCTTGGCTGTGGCAGAGGAGTTCATATTTTGTAACTCAGGCTATAGTGCAATTTTTCAGAGGACCAATTGTTATCAAGTTTCAAAAGTTGCAAACAAATGTTGTTGCATCAATTGACATTCTTCTCATCGTGATAAAGTGAGGGATTGCAATGCCAAACTTACCAATTGAGATATGcacaattatttttgtttatcaattataaaaaattcgattttaaaagttttcGAGAAAACAGACAGCAAAATATTgcaatcaaaattaaaacaaacTAATGTTGACGCAGTAagtttatataattgttaGCTTCTTTTGATAAAGACATTCAACTTggttttatttattctttacTTGTTCTCTTATGTCTTATATATCGAATGATTATAATGAGTATATAAGATTCTAAGTTGGATGTGCTTAACTTTTGTTATTAACAAAAAACTtccatatttatatgatttaaaaataatgtaatAGATGGTTCAGTCTAGCACAATTTCAACAATCTGATccaaattgaattattaaccatatttcaacaaattaaattattactCATAATTCAACAcgtttaatattatttacaaatttgcaataaaaataattgaaataacatttttaaaaattacaCATCATAAaaacattttctttatacACAACTTGAAAAGGATGTCGACTACACcgttaataataaataacactaataataacttaATACTAGGAAGTGTCTCATAATAGtgttttttattgaaatacCATTCATGTTTCAACAATTGACTTCTATATTACTTACCATCATCACATTGTGTCCATACCGGAGTTATTCCATCCTTAGTGTAATACATTCTCCAGGATGCATACCACTCCCAATTAGCATTAGACTCATCATGTAAGTATGTTTTCCAGTAAGCAGCTGTATAGCCAGAATATCCTTCTTCATTTTCCCCTGATGGAAACATATGATTGGCAACAGCGTCGGCCATATCACCCCAACCAGAGGCAGAAAATCCAGCCAGATAACTCAAATTCCTGCAATAATCAGCATCAACTTGTCCAACACAAATAGGGTACAAATTCTCTCTCTTtcttatataattattatcagTAATACTGCTTATTCTAATCACTCCATTGCCGTCTCCTTTATTAATTCTACTCATGTTAAAATGACCCCCTAATTCTTCGTTGTAGATGATGACATGTTCGGGGTGCGTGTGTGTTTCTTCAAAGTGATCAATCACAGTAGTATTAGGAAAGGTGGTATTACTTGCCATTGCTATTTTAACTATGTTACCCCAAGTCATAGCACCTTGATACTCAGCGTCTCTCTTTAAGGCTCCATTGGCCCAGGCAGCTACACCAAATACACCAATACTAATTGTGCGTGCAGTGCTTCTCAATGCAGTTAAACAATCAACTTTAggaattttattttcatctttaCATTGACGGCAGACAGCCAACCAGTCTATAGCAGCATTTGTTGCACTGTAACTAAAAGCTCCATATAATGCAGCTCTATAAAGTCCTTTGTTATCTGTAACTGATAAATCAACATTGCCAAATGGCTCCTCAACCTGGTCATAGGAGCCAGCATCCACATCAGATGTTGAATATTAGATTTGTTGGttattagattttatttgattattcatTGTTAAGAGTCagtaatttattataattctCCGTCGGGatctatataaaaaaataatacataaaatatactaattATACAAGTTGATTAAGAcagttgatttattttacatGGCTGGAAAAACCCTGGTATTTATACCTCTGATTTCTGTCACGATCACAAAACCATTTCATCTTCGAAAGACATGTCTGATAGTGAGTGGTTTTAATTTCCACTTTCGAGTGTGACGTTCGCCTATTTCAGTTATACGATTATCAAATCATTACAAATGTGATATTTACTCTTTCCTAATTCCAGTATGTGTTATCCTATTTGGTCAAACACTAAATCAAATTAGGcaagatataaatattttcaacaattgTTATATCCAACAAAAAGGTAAATTTGCTGATTTCAAATACGTTCGACAATCGTTCAACAATGTTCTATTTAAACGTTCTGCAACGCCATGGGCTTGTGAGTCGTTAACTGGGGTATAAACGTAATTGATACCTAGTCTGTCCAGAAATGATGTGACTGTTTTGTTGGTGAATTCCACTACCACTGCCGAatattcattgaaaaatgatgagtcaacaaaaattgatgaaaactAAAGAGAAACATCAACCGTTAATAACCATTAGAAGATAACGGTGCACAAATGTATCATAGAAATCATATGGGAGAGTACATCCCAGTTAAAACGTACAAAAACCAAAGTGCTTTTCCAACATAATTTCCAGAAAGGCCACACTATCAAGCTTACCCAATTTCCTTTTATCAGGGTACAAATTCTACGCCATCCAATTGCACCCATAGGAAAGAATATTTCACACCACCGTCTCACCATTCTACTTATTTCTATCGTTCGATTCCTGATGTATTCAACACAAATATTCCATCGcgattattttttgtttataataCCAATGTATTTTACAAGTGGATTACAGGGTTACTTGACCACTTAGCCCAATACGGATATCAACATCTTATTCCACCATCACACGGGCAAATTAAACAACCTCCTTCCGAGCATGATATTGCAGGTCTCAACTCACTGTTTCAACACTTTGTTCCTTTTCAGTTCTATCCACAAGAACTACAAGATGCTTATAATAAAAGTTTTAGATTCTTATCATATACTTCAAGAAGCCATGGCTCTAGCTAATACCGCTCACAGCTCCACTAATATTATGAATAAACTCAAAAACATAAATTATATTGGCAGTGAGCCTGcattcattttcatttccaTGATTCGTGAATTAATCAATCTAATTCGTCCTGAGGAATATTTTCACTTAGAactaattattattaattacatACTAAACTCCTTAAACGGTGATTATGCTTCCATTAGAGATCACTTCTCACAGCCACCCCAATATACTATCGAAGATATCTTCGCATCCATCCGCAGCAAGTATGAATACatgaaaatgaacaagAGTATCAACACCACCTCCACTTCTCAAACTGATACTTGTCACACCTGTTCCAGACCACTACATAAGAGAATCATTTGCCAATTAGGTAACAAATCCGGGCATAGTGCAAAAAACTGTTACCATCATAATTTTCAAACAATAATGTGTCACCTGTCAAAAACTAACTTTTAACTGAAAGTACGTGGCGAAGTTGATTATGCTCTTTTAACATCATCTACATCATTTGGTTATCACATTTATATGCCATCCA
The window above is part of the Tetrapisispora phaffii CBS 4417 chromosome 7, complete genome genome. Proteins encoded here:
- the TPHA0G00110 gene encoding uncharacterized protein gives rise to the protein MCINNKWLSFMGWSMLTVVYNYDQQTLQLYDMLKSALGVLQSSVSDLNKGIDRSCTTEPNSKTSLPDTNFGTPVKRRKLPDLKSRFNTAFSKYNNIFELFEIGKGFRSRLAMYWLSAKYFNFPLTPEAIRCGKYLAGITTECICWDKRKLFTVGTFLLNALGFMKISLNASEF
- the TPHA0G00115 gene encoding uncharacterized protein produces the protein MQLLSFLLFLNYFEQIFAGTSDVDAGSYDQVEEPFGNVDLSVTDNKGLYRAALYGAFSYSATNAAIDWLAVCRQCKDENKIPKVDCLTALRSTARTISIGVFGVAAWANGALKRDAEYQGAMTWGNIVKIVITPLLILVWLITLKKHTRTPNMSSSTTKN
- the TPHA0G00130 gene encoding uncharacterized protein, which gives rise to MTWGNIVKIAMASNTTFPNTTVIDHFEETHTHPEHVIIYNEELGGHFNMSRINKGDGNGVIRISSITDNNYIRKRENLYPICVGQVDADYCRNLSYLAGFSASGWGDMADAVANHMFPSGENEEGYSGYTAAYWKTYLHDESNANWEWYASWRMYYTKDGITPVWTQCDDGK
- the TPHA0G00150 gene encoding uncharacterized protein — its product is MILQVSTHCFNTLFLFSSIHKNYKMLIIKVLDSYHILQEAMALANTAHSSTNIMNKLKNINYIGSEPAFIFISMIRELINLIRPEEYFHLELIIINYILNSLNGDYASIRDHFSQPPQYTIEDIFASIRSKYEYMKMNKSINTTSTSQTDTCHTCSRPLHKRIICQLGNKSGHSAKNCYHHNFQTIMCHLSKTNF